A genomic segment from Melanotaenia boesemani isolate fMelBoe1 chromosome 9, fMelBoe1.pri, whole genome shotgun sequence encodes:
- the arhgap32a gene encoding rho GTPase-activating protein 32 isoform X2 yields MLPQDPRDNQEVVTPLRGDDPLPSPDLDKDDALPQASSSNSQEENQPQETSTAMVRSDDITEHPAEPLLRSCVSTASMKVKNMKKLTFPRGHFPRLAECAHFHYETVDFGNVQLAFAEGQTEGLKAGLDSKELVFLVQITCQGRNWLVKRSYEDFRVLDKHLHLCIYDRRYSQLAELPRFNTLQDTVESVTTMLATYLSRFSAIADNKINCGPVLTWMEIDNKGNHLLVSEEASINVPAIAAAHVTKRYTAQATDELTFEVGDIVSVIDMPPKEDTGWWRGKHGFQVGFFPCDCVELINDKIPPSVQNSVPKPVCKKHGKLVTFLRSFMKSRPPPQKLRQRGILRERVFGCDLGEHLHNSGHEVPQVVKSCAEFIEKNGVVDGIYRLSGISSNIQKLRHEFDSEQIPDLSKDVFRQDIHSVGSLCKLYFRELPNPLLTYQLYDRFSEAVSAATDEERLVKIHNVIQQLPPPHYRTLEFLMRHLSRLATFSSITSMHTKNLAIVWAPNLLRSKQIESACFSGTAAFMEVRIQSVVVEFILNNTETLFSSKLNAIIRESTGNNTLSRPKSLMVCSPSTKLLSLEEAQARTQAQLGSPATTPSFTHSDYIEVGEGPEALLGKFHTVIELPVESIKRPPAKAKKSPVGNWRSFFHLGKSHSVSKRKLKRHPSEPNEIKSIALPGGRGDSGTLRSTKSEESLSSLQNLEGEPQSYRPLRPRSTSEAISALSRDNLHNIRSKDDLRTHQLNDSHNDGVRTAACVSPPHPEDDLDLFPPAAGISTLDFDPMSFQCSPPSATPAPQRSRDGNRRSRNVGCSSESEPISSPNNNISYSHSPDVSPVLGKGGKKVTSKQISPKLRKKSFKMLADVQMVSASLPSVPSSSSQMDKCEAPVADGKEARASFQHCSPRSSASQASAMTDLSQSAQNLPDPGTDRLMSSVSVLPPHPPLTSAARKLALALVESAQKASSGSQRRSNTPLHPLQRQEGPHSDNRPPRPSVLDLKVPPPEYHNPHVSSVSHWEASVHRPMETHCCSHPVHFLPSHLCSEPLQVTDGQESMCNFTPNVSPLGSGSLDEGSAERRDRREEKEPGDVTQEEHTYQSVGVSTPSQPVCLAQSPLASPVYANTDSVDAYNFRAVLAESSMPASIEEVFPRPLQTASAHYYHPEEDRPLGMVEDVYSNQHHHHHHRPIHAGRVPASHCPRPSALPLHLSGPKGLYRQSSEGRCSSLGLRHPLSPQYRHYYKDEQFINRWHRQQGQWQKSEDRVVGHPAIRRARSFHAPQISHYELTETEVLPPDTMFYVEEKTSQKAPYKRLIQTGLHPIRQHFENTRAEYNYSPFSDVNPGDGSRYFIDPCRQSGIHHSQAYTVHSTRESGQSDYYNYSPHRVPPVKRELYVESRDTVVYEARDAEVFERVVYQPVNQENKSRHKNTYQAVSSCESPVLPADASNRDIIHTRSKSDPGNAGLLSTDKTESQNLAATSPTSPRSQQADPVVSRQRSVHCSGADSGPLRRIQIREGSSQQPLLRKVPSLPERGCPTFKNMEHNNRSHTRGHDQDRLMLANAVNSYSGAVKPSILRRPGRSQSTREHRHYYHYHGKSPLDPEHLGSFSTQPNRRTQSTKVRPTQYDHMEGYYAAPQHKPTRSSKAVAGYLPGQSCISPHGQRLLSKALGHEAIYHAALRSEAGVYE; encoded by the exons ATGCTGCCTCAGGACCCCAGGGACAACCAGGAAGTAGTGACGCCCTTGAGGGGTGA TGATCCACTACCATCTCCTGACCTGGACAAAGACGATGCCTTACCTCAAGCTTCTAGCAGTAATTCTCAAGAAGAGAATCAACCACAGGAGACGTCCACTGCCAtg GTTAGGAGCGATGACATCACAGAACATCCAGCTGAGCCCCTCTTGCGCTCCTGCGTCAGCACAGCCAGCATGAAGGTCAAGAACATGAAGAA GTTAACATTCCCCAGAGGTCACTTCCCCAGACTGGCAGAGTGTGCTCATTTCCACTACGAGACTGTTGATTTTGGCAACGTTCAG CTGGCCTTTGCAGAGGGTCAGACTGAAGGACTAAAGGCTGGTCTGGACTCCAAGGAACTGGTCTTTCTGGTCCAGATCACTTGCCAG GGTCGAAACTGGCTTGTGAAGAGATCTTATGAAGACTTTCGGGTGCTGGACAAACACCTGCACTTGTGTATCTATGACCGCCGTTACTCCCAACTTGCTGAGCTGCCACGATTCAACACCTTACAGGACACTGTTGAG TCAGTAACCACAATGTTGGCAACCTACCTGTCCCGCTTTTCTGCCattgctgacaacaaaatcaacTGCGGTCCAGTTCTAACATGGATGGAG ATCGACAACAAAGGGAATCATCTGCTGGTGTCTGAAGAAGCTTCGATCAATGTCCCCGCCATCGCTGCTGCCCACGTTACCAAACGTTACACAGCTCAGGCCACGGATGAGTTAACCTTTGAG GTGGGGGACATTGTGTCGGTCATTGACATGCCTCCCAAAGAAGACACAGGCTGGTGGAGAGGCAAGCATGGCTTTCAG GTTGGTTTCTTCCCCTGCGACTGTGTTGAGCTGATAAATGACAAGATTCCCCCCAGTGTTCAAAACTCAGTGCCGAAGCCAG TGTGTAAGAAGCATGGAAAGCTTGTAACATTCCTGAGGTCCTTTATGAAGTCTCGGCCGCCACCACAGAAGCTCCGGCAGCGCGGTATCCTCCGAGAGCGAGTGTTCGGCTGTGACCTTGGGGAACATCTCCACAATTCAGGGCATGAAG TCCCACAGGTGGTTAAGAGTTGTGCTGAGTTCATTGAGAAGAATGGAGTTGTGGATGGAATCTACAGACTCTCAGGAATCTCCTCTAACATTCAGAAGCTAAG GCACGAGTTTGACTCTGAACAGATCCCAGACCTGAGCAAAGATGTCTTCAGACAGGATATTCACTCGGTGGGATCCCTCTGCAAGCTGTACTTCAGAGAGCTACCCAACCCTTTGCTCACTTACCAGCTCTACGACAGATTCTCA GAGGCCGTTTCTGCAGCCACAGATGAGGAGAGGCTTGTCAAAATCCACAATGTCATCCAGCAGCTTCCTCCTCCACATTACAG GACTCTGGAGTTCCTCATGAGGCACCTCTCCCGCTTGGCTACTTTCAGTTCCATCACTAGCATGCACACAAAAAACCTTGCTATTGTCTGGGCACCGAACCTCCTCAG gTCCAAACAGATAGAGTCGGCCTGTTTTAGTGGTACAGCAGCGTTTATGGAAGTACGTATCCAGTCTGTGGTGGTGGAATTCATTCTTAACAACACTGAGACTCTATTCAGCTCTAAACTCAATGCTATCATAAGAGAAAGTACTG GAAACAACACCTTATCTAGACCAAAGTCCCTGATGGTCTGCTCCCCGTCCACAAAGTTGCTGTCTTTAGAGGAGGCCCAAGCTCGCACTCAGGCGCAGCTTGGTTCCCCGGCTACCACCCCCAGCTTCACCCACAGTGACTACATCGAGGTTGGTGAAGGACCTGAAGCTCTCCTTGGCAAGTTCCATACAGTCATCGAGCTCCCAGTGGAGAG cATCAAACGGCCACCTGCTAAAGCTAAAAAGTCTCCTGTGGGGAACTGGCGTTCCTTTTTCCACCTGGGCAAGTCCCACTCTGTGTCCAAACGTAAACTGAAGCGACATCCCAGTGAACCTAATGAGATAAAGAGCATAGCACTGCCAG GTGGACGAGGAGATAGCGGCACATTGAGGTCTACTAAAAGCGAAGAATCTCTTAGCTCTTTGCAAAATTTAGAAG GGGAACCTCAGAGTTACCGTCCTCTCAGACCTCGTTCAACTAGTGAGGCCATTTCTGCCCTCAGTAGAGACAATCTACACAACATCAGAAGCAAAGATGACCTCAGAACCCACCAACTGAATGACAGTCATAATGATGGAGTCCGCACTGCAGCATGTGTTTCCCCTCCACACCCGGAGGATGACCTTGACCTTTTCCCCCCAGCTGCGGGCATCTCTACTTTAGACTTTGACCCCATGTCTTTTCAGTGCAGCCCACCGTCAGCAACTCCTGCACCGCAGCGCAGCAGAGATGGAAATAGGCGGAGCAGGAACGTAGGGTGTTCCAGTGAATCAGAGCCCATCTCCTCTCCTAACAACAACATCAGCTACTCACACTCTCCAGATGTCAGCCCAGTTCTTGGTAAAGGCGGGAAGAAAGTGACCTCTAAGCAGATTTCTCCCAAACTGAGgaagaaatcatttaaaatgctgGCAGATGTTCAGATGGTATCTGCCTCTCTGCCCTCTGTTCCATCTTCCTCTTCCCAAATGGATAAATGTGAAGCTCCAGTGGCAGATGGAAAAGAGGCCAGAGCATCCTTTCAGCACTGCAGCCCACGGAGCTCAGCAAGTCAGGCATCAGCCATGACAGACCTCAGTCAATCTGCACAGAACCTGCCTGATCCAG GAACAGATAGACTTATGAGTTCAGTGTCTGTTCTCCCTCCTCACCCTCCCCTGACGAGTGCTGCACGCAAGTTGGCTTTGGCTCTGGTTGAATCTGCCCAAAAGGCCAGCAGTGGCTCCCAAAGAAGAAGCAATACTCCACTGCACCCTCTTCAGAGACAGGAGGGACCTCACAGCGACAACAGACCACCACGGCCCTCTGTCCTCGATCTTAAAGTACCTCCTCCAGAGTACCACAACCCTCACGTCTCCTCTGTTTCTCATTGGGAAGCATCAGTGCACAGGCCCATGGAGACCCATTGCTGCTCTCATCCTGTTCATTTCCTACCTTCGCACCTCTGCTCGGAGCCGCTGCAGGTCACTGATGGTCAGGAAAGCATGTGCAATTTCACACCAAATGTCAGCCCGCTTGGGTCAGGGAGCTTGGATGAAGGCAGTGCGGAGAGGAGGGACCgcagagaggaaaaagagcCTGGAGATGTAACCCAAGAGGAGCACACTTATCAGAGTGTTGGAGTTTCGACACCCTCTCAGCCTGTCTGCTTGGCTCAGAGCCCGTTAGCTTCTCCTGTGTATGCCAACACAGACTCTGTAGATGCTTATAATTTCCGTGCCGTTCTTGCAGAGTCTTCCATGCCTGCCTCCATTGAGGAAGTTTTTCCACGTCCATTACAGACCGCCTCAGCCCATTACTACCACCCAGAAGAGGACAGACCTCTGGGGATGGTTGAGGATGTCTACAGTAAtcaacatcaccatcatcatcatcggccaATTCATGCAGGACGAGTGCCTGCGTCTCACTGCCCTCGGCCCAGTGCTTTGCCGCTTCACCTCTCTGGGCCGAAAGGTCTGTACAGACAGTCGTCTGAGGGCCGCTGCAGCTCTTTAGGTTTAAGGCACCCTTTGTCCCCTCAATACAGACATTACTATAAAGATGAGCAGTTTATCAACCGCTGGCACAGGCAACAAGGGCAATGGCAGAAGTCAGAGGACCGAGTAGTCGGGCACCCAGCCATTCGCAGGGCTCGTTCCTTCCACGCCCCTCAGATTAGTCATTATGAGTTGACAGAGACAGAAGTCCTGCCCCCTGACACCATGTTTTATGTTGAGGAAAAGACGAGCCAGAAAGCGCCCTACAAAAGGCTGATTCAGACAGGCCTTCACCCTATAAGGCAGCATTTTGAGAATACACGTGCAGAATACAACTACAGCCCATTTTCAGATGTGAATCCAGGAGATGGCTCTCGCTATTTTATAGATCCTTGCCGGCAAAGTGGTATCCATCACAGTCAGGCTTACACTGTGCATTCCACCAGAGAAAGCGGACAatcagattattacaactaCTCTCCACATCGTGTCCCTCCTGTGAAGAGAGAGCTTTATGTAGAGAGCAGAGACACTGTTGTCTATGAGGCTAGGGATGCTGAGGTTTTTGAAAGAGTCGTATATCAACCAGTCAACCAGGAAAATAAATccagacataaaaacacatatcAGGCTGTGTCTTCCTGTGAGAGTCCAGTATTGCCAGCTGACGCCAGCAACAGGGATATCATCCACACAAGGAGCAAGTCAGACCCAGGAAATGCTGGCCTCCTTTCCACTGACAAGACAGAAAGCCAAAATCTGGCAGCTACATCCCCAACCTCACCAAGGTCCCAACAGGCAGACCCTGTGGTCAGCAGACAGCGGTCTGTTCACTGCTCTGGTGCAGACTCGGGTCCACTGAGGCGGATTCAGATCAGAGAGGGCTCCTCGCAGCAGCCACTGCTTCGCAAAGTGCCCTCCCTCCCAGAAAGAGGCTGCCCTACCTTCAAAAACATGGAGCACAATAACAGAAGCCATACACGAGGCCATGACCAGGATCGATTAATGTTGGCCAACGCTGTCAACAGCTACTCTGGTGCTGTGAAACCCAGCATTCTCAGGAGACCCGGGCGGTCACAGAGCACCAGAGAACATCGTCACTACTATCATTATCATGGTAAATCCCCTTTGGATCCTGAACATCTTGGATCATTTTCCACACAGCCCAACAGAAGGACTCAGAGCACTAAAGTCAGGCCCACACAATATGACCACATGGAGGGATATTACGCAGCACCCCAACATAAACCTACAAGATCCAGTAAAGCTGTGGCAGGATATTTACCTGGCCAGAGCTGCATCTCTCCCCACGGGCAGAGACTGTTGTCCAAGGCTCTGGGCCATGAGGCTATTTATCATGCTGCACTGAGATCAGAGGCTGGGGTCTACGAGTGA
- the arhgap32a gene encoding rho GTPase-activating protein 32 isoform X1, which translates to MEAGCVVAAVIENAASGPQGQPGSSDALEGDPLPSPDLDKDDALPQASSSNSQEENQPQETSTAMVRSDDITEHPAEPLLRSCVSTASMKVKNMKKLTFPRGHFPRLAECAHFHYETVDFGNVQLAFAEGQTEGLKAGLDSKELVFLVQITCQGRNWLVKRSYEDFRVLDKHLHLCIYDRRYSQLAELPRFNTLQDTVESVTTMLATYLSRFSAIADNKINCGPVLTWMEIDNKGNHLLVSEEASINVPAIAAAHVTKRYTAQATDELTFEVGDIVSVIDMPPKEDTGWWRGKHGFQVGFFPCDCVELINDKIPPSVQNSVPKPVCKKHGKLVTFLRSFMKSRPPPQKLRQRGILRERVFGCDLGEHLHNSGHEVPQVVKSCAEFIEKNGVVDGIYRLSGISSNIQKLRHEFDSEQIPDLSKDVFRQDIHSVGSLCKLYFRELPNPLLTYQLYDRFSEAVSAATDEERLVKIHNVIQQLPPPHYRTLEFLMRHLSRLATFSSITSMHTKNLAIVWAPNLLRSKQIESACFSGTAAFMEVRIQSVVVEFILNNTETLFSSKLNAIIRESTGNNTLSRPKSLMVCSPSTKLLSLEEAQARTQAQLGSPATTPSFTHSDYIEVGEGPEALLGKFHTVIELPVESIKRPPAKAKKSPVGNWRSFFHLGKSHSVSKRKLKRHPSEPNEIKSIALPGGRGDSGTLRSTKSEESLSSLQNLEGEPQSYRPLRPRSTSEAISALSRDNLHNIRSKDDLRTHQLNDSHNDGVRTAACVSPPHPEDDLDLFPPAAGISTLDFDPMSFQCSPPSATPAPQRSRDGNRRSRNVGCSSESEPISSPNNNISYSHSPDVSPVLGKGGKKVTSKQISPKLRKKSFKMLADVQMVSASLPSVPSSSSQMDKCEAPVADGKEARASFQHCSPRSSASQASAMTDLSQSAQNLPDPGTDRLMSSVSVLPPHPPLTSAARKLALALVESAQKASSGSQRRSNTPLHPLQRQEGPHSDNRPPRPSVLDLKVPPPEYHNPHVSSVSHWEASVHRPMETHCCSHPVHFLPSHLCSEPLQVTDGQESMCNFTPNVSPLGSGSLDEGSAERRDRREEKEPGDVTQEEHTYQSVGVSTPSQPVCLAQSPLASPVYANTDSVDAYNFRAVLAESSMPASIEEVFPRPLQTASAHYYHPEEDRPLGMVEDVYSNQHHHHHHRPIHAGRVPASHCPRPSALPLHLSGPKGLYRQSSEGRCSSLGLRHPLSPQYRHYYKDEQFINRWHRQQGQWQKSEDRVVGHPAIRRARSFHAPQISHYELTETEVLPPDTMFYVEEKTSQKAPYKRLIQTGLHPIRQHFENTRAEYNYSPFSDVNPGDGSRYFIDPCRQSGIHHSQAYTVHSTRESGQSDYYNYSPHRVPPVKRELYVESRDTVVYEARDAEVFERVVYQPVNQENKSRHKNTYQAVSSCESPVLPADASNRDIIHTRSKSDPGNAGLLSTDKTESQNLAATSPTSPRSQQADPVVSRQRSVHCSGADSGPLRRIQIREGSSQQPLLRKVPSLPERGCPTFKNMEHNNRSHTRGHDQDRLMLANAVNSYSGAVKPSILRRPGRSQSTREHRHYYHYHGKSPLDPEHLGSFSTQPNRRTQSTKVRPTQYDHMEGYYAAPQHKPTRSSKAVAGYLPGQSCISPHGQRLLSKALGHEAIYHAALRSEAGVYE; encoded by the exons ATGGAGGCTGGATGCGTGGTTGCCGCGGTGATTGAGAATGCTGCCTCAGGACCCCAGGGACAACCAGGAAGTAGTGACGCCCTTGAGGG TGATCCACTACCATCTCCTGACCTGGACAAAGACGATGCCTTACCTCAAGCTTCTAGCAGTAATTCTCAAGAAGAGAATCAACCACAGGAGACGTCCACTGCCAtg GTTAGGAGCGATGACATCACAGAACATCCAGCTGAGCCCCTCTTGCGCTCCTGCGTCAGCACAGCCAGCATGAAGGTCAAGAACATGAAGAA GTTAACATTCCCCAGAGGTCACTTCCCCAGACTGGCAGAGTGTGCTCATTTCCACTACGAGACTGTTGATTTTGGCAACGTTCAG CTGGCCTTTGCAGAGGGTCAGACTGAAGGACTAAAGGCTGGTCTGGACTCCAAGGAACTGGTCTTTCTGGTCCAGATCACTTGCCAG GGTCGAAACTGGCTTGTGAAGAGATCTTATGAAGACTTTCGGGTGCTGGACAAACACCTGCACTTGTGTATCTATGACCGCCGTTACTCCCAACTTGCTGAGCTGCCACGATTCAACACCTTACAGGACACTGTTGAG TCAGTAACCACAATGTTGGCAACCTACCTGTCCCGCTTTTCTGCCattgctgacaacaaaatcaacTGCGGTCCAGTTCTAACATGGATGGAG ATCGACAACAAAGGGAATCATCTGCTGGTGTCTGAAGAAGCTTCGATCAATGTCCCCGCCATCGCTGCTGCCCACGTTACCAAACGTTACACAGCTCAGGCCACGGATGAGTTAACCTTTGAG GTGGGGGACATTGTGTCGGTCATTGACATGCCTCCCAAAGAAGACACAGGCTGGTGGAGAGGCAAGCATGGCTTTCAG GTTGGTTTCTTCCCCTGCGACTGTGTTGAGCTGATAAATGACAAGATTCCCCCCAGTGTTCAAAACTCAGTGCCGAAGCCAG TGTGTAAGAAGCATGGAAAGCTTGTAACATTCCTGAGGTCCTTTATGAAGTCTCGGCCGCCACCACAGAAGCTCCGGCAGCGCGGTATCCTCCGAGAGCGAGTGTTCGGCTGTGACCTTGGGGAACATCTCCACAATTCAGGGCATGAAG TCCCACAGGTGGTTAAGAGTTGTGCTGAGTTCATTGAGAAGAATGGAGTTGTGGATGGAATCTACAGACTCTCAGGAATCTCCTCTAACATTCAGAAGCTAAG GCACGAGTTTGACTCTGAACAGATCCCAGACCTGAGCAAAGATGTCTTCAGACAGGATATTCACTCGGTGGGATCCCTCTGCAAGCTGTACTTCAGAGAGCTACCCAACCCTTTGCTCACTTACCAGCTCTACGACAGATTCTCA GAGGCCGTTTCTGCAGCCACAGATGAGGAGAGGCTTGTCAAAATCCACAATGTCATCCAGCAGCTTCCTCCTCCACATTACAG GACTCTGGAGTTCCTCATGAGGCACCTCTCCCGCTTGGCTACTTTCAGTTCCATCACTAGCATGCACACAAAAAACCTTGCTATTGTCTGGGCACCGAACCTCCTCAG gTCCAAACAGATAGAGTCGGCCTGTTTTAGTGGTACAGCAGCGTTTATGGAAGTACGTATCCAGTCTGTGGTGGTGGAATTCATTCTTAACAACACTGAGACTCTATTCAGCTCTAAACTCAATGCTATCATAAGAGAAAGTACTG GAAACAACACCTTATCTAGACCAAAGTCCCTGATGGTCTGCTCCCCGTCCACAAAGTTGCTGTCTTTAGAGGAGGCCCAAGCTCGCACTCAGGCGCAGCTTGGTTCCCCGGCTACCACCCCCAGCTTCACCCACAGTGACTACATCGAGGTTGGTGAAGGACCTGAAGCTCTCCTTGGCAAGTTCCATACAGTCATCGAGCTCCCAGTGGAGAG cATCAAACGGCCACCTGCTAAAGCTAAAAAGTCTCCTGTGGGGAACTGGCGTTCCTTTTTCCACCTGGGCAAGTCCCACTCTGTGTCCAAACGTAAACTGAAGCGACATCCCAGTGAACCTAATGAGATAAAGAGCATAGCACTGCCAG GTGGACGAGGAGATAGCGGCACATTGAGGTCTACTAAAAGCGAAGAATCTCTTAGCTCTTTGCAAAATTTAGAAG GGGAACCTCAGAGTTACCGTCCTCTCAGACCTCGTTCAACTAGTGAGGCCATTTCTGCCCTCAGTAGAGACAATCTACACAACATCAGAAGCAAAGATGACCTCAGAACCCACCAACTGAATGACAGTCATAATGATGGAGTCCGCACTGCAGCATGTGTTTCCCCTCCACACCCGGAGGATGACCTTGACCTTTTCCCCCCAGCTGCGGGCATCTCTACTTTAGACTTTGACCCCATGTCTTTTCAGTGCAGCCCACCGTCAGCAACTCCTGCACCGCAGCGCAGCAGAGATGGAAATAGGCGGAGCAGGAACGTAGGGTGTTCCAGTGAATCAGAGCCCATCTCCTCTCCTAACAACAACATCAGCTACTCACACTCTCCAGATGTCAGCCCAGTTCTTGGTAAAGGCGGGAAGAAAGTGACCTCTAAGCAGATTTCTCCCAAACTGAGgaagaaatcatttaaaatgctgGCAGATGTTCAGATGGTATCTGCCTCTCTGCCCTCTGTTCCATCTTCCTCTTCCCAAATGGATAAATGTGAAGCTCCAGTGGCAGATGGAAAAGAGGCCAGAGCATCCTTTCAGCACTGCAGCCCACGGAGCTCAGCAAGTCAGGCATCAGCCATGACAGACCTCAGTCAATCTGCACAGAACCTGCCTGATCCAG GAACAGATAGACTTATGAGTTCAGTGTCTGTTCTCCCTCCTCACCCTCCCCTGACGAGTGCTGCACGCAAGTTGGCTTTGGCTCTGGTTGAATCTGCCCAAAAGGCCAGCAGTGGCTCCCAAAGAAGAAGCAATACTCCACTGCACCCTCTTCAGAGACAGGAGGGACCTCACAGCGACAACAGACCACCACGGCCCTCTGTCCTCGATCTTAAAGTACCTCCTCCAGAGTACCACAACCCTCACGTCTCCTCTGTTTCTCATTGGGAAGCATCAGTGCACAGGCCCATGGAGACCCATTGCTGCTCTCATCCTGTTCATTTCCTACCTTCGCACCTCTGCTCGGAGCCGCTGCAGGTCACTGATGGTCAGGAAAGCATGTGCAATTTCACACCAAATGTCAGCCCGCTTGGGTCAGGGAGCTTGGATGAAGGCAGTGCGGAGAGGAGGGACCgcagagaggaaaaagagcCTGGAGATGTAACCCAAGAGGAGCACACTTATCAGAGTGTTGGAGTTTCGACACCCTCTCAGCCTGTCTGCTTGGCTCAGAGCCCGTTAGCTTCTCCTGTGTATGCCAACACAGACTCTGTAGATGCTTATAATTTCCGTGCCGTTCTTGCAGAGTCTTCCATGCCTGCCTCCATTGAGGAAGTTTTTCCACGTCCATTACAGACCGCCTCAGCCCATTACTACCACCCAGAAGAGGACAGACCTCTGGGGATGGTTGAGGATGTCTACAGTAAtcaacatcaccatcatcatcatcggccaATTCATGCAGGACGAGTGCCTGCGTCTCACTGCCCTCGGCCCAGTGCTTTGCCGCTTCACCTCTCTGGGCCGAAAGGTCTGTACAGACAGTCGTCTGAGGGCCGCTGCAGCTCTTTAGGTTTAAGGCACCCTTTGTCCCCTCAATACAGACATTACTATAAAGATGAGCAGTTTATCAACCGCTGGCACAGGCAACAAGGGCAATGGCAGAAGTCAGAGGACCGAGTAGTCGGGCACCCAGCCATTCGCAGGGCTCGTTCCTTCCACGCCCCTCAGATTAGTCATTATGAGTTGACAGAGACAGAAGTCCTGCCCCCTGACACCATGTTTTATGTTGAGGAAAAGACGAGCCAGAAAGCGCCCTACAAAAGGCTGATTCAGACAGGCCTTCACCCTATAAGGCAGCATTTTGAGAATACACGTGCAGAATACAACTACAGCCCATTTTCAGATGTGAATCCAGGAGATGGCTCTCGCTATTTTATAGATCCTTGCCGGCAAAGTGGTATCCATCACAGTCAGGCTTACACTGTGCATTCCACCAGAGAAAGCGGACAatcagattattacaactaCTCTCCACATCGTGTCCCTCCTGTGAAGAGAGAGCTTTATGTAGAGAGCAGAGACACTGTTGTCTATGAGGCTAGGGATGCTGAGGTTTTTGAAAGAGTCGTATATCAACCAGTCAACCAGGAAAATAAATccagacataaaaacacatatcAGGCTGTGTCTTCCTGTGAGAGTCCAGTATTGCCAGCTGACGCCAGCAACAGGGATATCATCCACACAAGGAGCAAGTCAGACCCAGGAAATGCTGGCCTCCTTTCCACTGACAAGACAGAAAGCCAAAATCTGGCAGCTACATCCCCAACCTCACCAAGGTCCCAACAGGCAGACCCTGTGGTCAGCAGACAGCGGTCTGTTCACTGCTCTGGTGCAGACTCGGGTCCACTGAGGCGGATTCAGATCAGAGAGGGCTCCTCGCAGCAGCCACTGCTTCGCAAAGTGCCCTCCCTCCCAGAAAGAGGCTGCCCTACCTTCAAAAACATGGAGCACAATAACAGAAGCCATACACGAGGCCATGACCAGGATCGATTAATGTTGGCCAACGCTGTCAACAGCTACTCTGGTGCTGTGAAACCCAGCATTCTCAGGAGACCCGGGCGGTCACAGAGCACCAGAGAACATCGTCACTACTATCATTATCATGGTAAATCCCCTTTGGATCCTGAACATCTTGGATCATTTTCCACACAGCCCAACAGAAGGACTCAGAGCACTAAAGTCAGGCCCACACAATATGACCACATGGAGGGATATTACGCAGCACCCCAACATAAACCTACAAGATCCAGTAAAGCTGTGGCAGGATATTTACCTGGCCAGAGCTGCATCTCTCCCCACGGGCAGAGACTGTTGTCCAAGGCTCTGGGCCATGAGGCTATTTATCATGCTGCACTGAGATCAGAGGCTGGGGTCTACGAGTGA